The proteins below are encoded in one region of Myxococcales bacterium:
- the tsaD gene encoding tRNA (adenosine(37)-N6)-threonylcarbamoyltransferase complex transferase subunit TsaD has translation MLVLGIESSCDETAAAVVTDEGDVISDAVASQIKEHAVFGGVVPEIASRAHTRAVIPMIRQALAAIPSGLDGIDAVAFTQGPGLIGALLVGVQTGKAIALAKDLPLVGVDHLLGHLFAIFLKRDKDTVAVPEFPYVALLVSGGHTALYDVHSINDVRLLGQTRDDAAGEAYDKVAKLLGLGYPGGPILDRMAPRGNPAAIPLPRPMAASKI, from the coding sequence ATGCTTGTTCTTGGAATAGAGTCTTCGTGCGATGAAACAGCGGCAGCCGTCGTGACCGACGAAGGCGACGTGATCAGTGATGCTGTTGCAAGCCAGATAAAAGAGCATGCTGTCTTTGGTGGTGTGGTTCCTGAGATTGCTTCACGTGCGCATACCCGGGCTGTGATTCCGATGATTCGCCAGGCGCTTGCAGCGATTCCTTCGGGTTTAGATGGCATTGATGCCGTGGCGTTTACGCAAGGACCTGGCCTCATTGGTGCTTTGCTGGTCGGCGTGCAAACAGGCAAGGCTATAGCCCTTGCCAAGGATCTTCCCTTAGTCGGTGTGGATCATTTGCTGGGGCATTTGTTTGCGATTTTTTTGAAGCGCGACAAAGACACTGTTGCTGTTCCGGAGTTTCCCTACGTTGCCCTTTTAGTCAGTGGTGGGCACACTGCACTGTATGATGTGCACAGCATCAACGATGTGCGTCTACTGGGTCAGACACGCGACGATGCTGCAGGTGAGGCCTATGACAAGGTAGCCAAGCTTTTAGGCCTTGGTTATCCGGGTGGCCCGATTCTCGATCGGATGGCTCCGCGCGGAAACCCGGCTGCAATCCCATTGCCAAGACCGATGGCTGCAAGTAAAATTTAG
- the priA gene encoding primosomal protein N': MTPSSENQDSYVEVAIPVPLRQSFTYKVRRGGSTDFLPGMRVAVPFGRRKLAGFVLGEQLGEIKAGVRYKHIADLLDKDPVFSEELLTFLKAAADYYMHPVGEVLRAAAPALPSEALSRLRGSGFLKEGEKLPGAQMSQRTTWRVCLAKDKKEAPRLGPKQLRALHLVEERSEILWEELRTLAGLTRSSLRAMVDKGVLQISECEVLHDPFAGNSAEKDVTVQLNDAQLHAVERLKQAVIDHEAKAFLLHGVTGSGKTEVYMHAIDRVLEAGRGAIVLVPEIALTPQLVSRFRARFGEGIAVLHSGLGARERYDAWQRLSKGELKLAIGARSALFAPVRDLGMIVVDEEHDASFKQEDGFRYSARDMALLRAHLVGGVCVLGSATPSLESYHLCKQGRCELLELPARATEHKLPEVHIVDLTKQGAGLSGHPLLTPVLHQALQACLNDKGQAILFLNRRGFSSLRCASCSEIAQCPACSVALTAHRNAQRARCHYCDFATHVDAPCPNCKSPGLEAVGVGTERVEELLRDNFPEARIARLDRDTASKAGGVEKVLDRMKRHELDILVGTQMVTKGHDLPEVTLVGVVLADQSLLFPDFRASERTFQLLAQVAGRAGRGARPGKVIVQSFQPDHPAVQLACRHDYHGFFTSEIRVRQQSLYPPFSRLAAIRIDATDEQHARSAADRLAQVARSRSSDKVQVLGPAPAPIARLRARYRFRVLLRASGRKSLRVVLDAVAQHIGQGLGSARASIDIDPVSML; encoded by the coding sequence ATGACACCTTCATCCGAAAATCAAGACAGCTATGTGGAGGTGGCCATACCGGTGCCGCTTCGTCAAAGTTTTACTTACAAAGTGAGGCGTGGAGGAAGCACTGATTTTTTACCTGGCATGCGCGTGGCAGTTCCTTTTGGTCGCAGAAAGCTTGCTGGCTTTGTCTTGGGTGAGCAGCTTGGGGAAATTAAAGCAGGCGTTCGATACAAACACATCGCGGACCTACTCGATAAAGATCCGGTGTTTTCAGAAGAACTCTTAACCTTTCTTAAAGCGGCGGCAGATTACTACATGCATCCAGTGGGTGAAGTATTGCGTGCTGCTGCGCCCGCGCTACCAAGCGAAGCTCTGAGCCGGTTGCGAGGGTCCGGCTTTCTTAAAGAGGGCGAGAAGCTCCCCGGTGCTCAGATGAGCCAACGCACGACTTGGCGTGTGTGTCTTGCCAAAGACAAAAAAGAAGCCCCTCGTCTTGGGCCTAAGCAATTGCGTGCTTTGCATTTGGTTGAGGAGCGCAGCGAGATTCTGTGGGAGGAGCTGCGGACTCTTGCAGGTTTAACGCGGAGTAGTTTGCGTGCAATGGTCGATAAAGGGGTGCTGCAAATCAGTGAATGTGAAGTTCTTCACGATCCCTTTGCAGGAAACTCGGCTGAAAAAGATGTGACGGTTCAACTGAATGATGCTCAGCTTCATGCGGTAGAGCGCCTGAAACAAGCAGTTATTGATCATGAAGCCAAAGCCTTTTTGCTTCATGGCGTCACAGGCTCCGGCAAGACCGAAGTGTATATGCATGCCATTGATCGAGTGCTGGAAGCCGGACGTGGCGCCATTGTGCTTGTGCCGGAGATTGCATTGACGCCTCAACTGGTGTCGCGTTTTCGCGCGCGTTTTGGTGAAGGTATTGCTGTCTTGCATAGCGGTCTTGGTGCGAGGGAACGCTACGATGCCTGGCAAAGGCTTAGCAAAGGTGAGCTCAAGCTTGCTATTGGGGCGCGCTCGGCGTTGTTTGCTCCGGTTCGTGATTTGGGCATGATTGTCGTTGATGAAGAGCATGACGCTTCGTTTAAGCAAGAAGACGGTTTCCGCTATAGCGCACGAGACATGGCCTTGCTTCGTGCGCATTTGGTAGGCGGCGTTTGCGTGCTTGGTAGTGCTACACCTTCACTCGAAAGTTATCATCTGTGCAAGCAAGGAAGGTGCGAGTTACTTGAACTGCCAGCACGCGCCACTGAGCACAAGCTGCCCGAGGTACATATTGTCGATCTGACAAAACAGGGCGCGGGGCTATCGGGCCATCCTTTGCTCACCCCAGTGCTTCACCAAGCGCTCCAGGCATGCTTGAACGACAAAGGTCAAGCCATTTTATTTTTAAACCGACGTGGCTTCTCCAGTTTACGTTGTGCTAGCTGCTCGGAGATTGCGCAGTGTCCTGCCTGTTCAGTGGCACTTACCGCTCATCGCAATGCGCAGCGTGCACGTTGTCACTATTGTGATTTTGCAACGCATGTCGATGCGCCTTGTCCGAACTGCAAAAGTCCTGGCCTCGAAGCTGTTGGTGTTGGAACCGAGCGTGTTGAAGAACTTTTGCGGGACAATTTTCCCGAAGCACGCATTGCCAGGCTTGATCGCGACACCGCATCTAAAGCCGGCGGTGTCGAAAAAGTTCTTGATCGTATGAAGCGGCATGAGCTCGATATTTTGGTTGGCACCCAAATGGTCACCAAAGGACATGATTTACCCGAAGTGACCTTGGTGGGAGTGGTGCTTGCGGATCAATCCTTGTTGTTTCCGGACTTTCGGGCCTCAGAGCGCACCTTCCAATTGCTTGCTCAAGTAGCAGGTCGCGCCGGACGAGGAGCTCGGCCTGGCAAAGTCATCGTGCAAAGCTTTCAGCCCGATCATCCTGCTGTACAACTCGCGTGCCGACACGATTACCATGGTTTTTTTACGAGCGAGATTAGAGTGCGTCAGCAAAGTTTGTACCCCCCTTTTTCTCGCCTAGCGGCGATTCGCATTGACGCGACAGACGAGCAACATGCACGCTCAGCTGCGGACAGACTTGCTCAAGTTGCTCGCTCACGTAGCTCCGATAAAGTTCAAGTACTCGGCCCCGCACCGGCACCCATTGCCCGACTAAGAGCGCGCTACCGTTTTCGCGTTCTGTTGCGAGCATCCGGCCGAAAATCACTTCGTGTTGTGCTCGATGCAGTAGCCCAACACATCGGCCAAGGCCTTGGCTCAGCCAGAGCATCCATCGATATCGATCCTGTATCGATGCTTTAG
- a CDS encoding EscU/YscU/HrcU family type III secretion system export apparatus switch protein, which yields MAESRTHKPTARRIREARRSGDAPRSAVLVSVAASAAVVAVLLWAVWRVPLLFSGLFYAALGRFASSVDHGLGLVDLGLSLAVWCLAPIWLSAVGAVLAVSVAHLGFPVSFSFFRSLSFRRSGMNLFSRNAFVQSLELVIALCLAVLILLWTLYEFRLRISFSPAQNLTDQSNMLAQLFLVFSFRIMLAFSFIALADFAYRRFDFFDRLKMTRTEFLQELKQTEGNPHVLHKQRERHRELVKEDNAEIACVLKDTGSKVVVLSYHSGQVPRLWPSKQMMQANRGLIELIVLGSLFMSRPRLWRA from the coding sequence ATGGCAGAGAGTCGTACACACAAGCCTACCGCAAGGCGCATTAGGGAAGCTAGACGTTCTGGCGATGCGCCTCGATCGGCCGTGCTTGTCTCGGTGGCGGCCAGTGCGGCCGTTGTGGCTGTGCTTTTGTGGGCGGTGTGGCGAGTGCCATTGCTTTTTTCCGGGCTTTTTTATGCAGCGCTCGGACGTTTTGCTTCCAGTGTCGATCACGGGTTGGGATTGGTTGATCTTGGTCTTTCACTCGCGGTCTGGTGCCTTGCCCCGATCTGGCTTAGTGCCGTGGGTGCTGTCCTTGCCGTATCGGTTGCTCATTTAGGCTTTCCTGTTTCGTTTTCTTTTTTTCGATCGCTTTCGTTTCGTCGATCGGGCATGAATTTGTTTTCGAGAAACGCTTTTGTTCAAAGCCTCGAGCTTGTGATTGCGCTGTGTTTAGCCGTGCTCATTTTACTGTGGACGCTCTATGAGTTTCGATTGCGAATTTCATTTAGCCCAGCACAAAACCTAACCGATCAAAGCAACATGCTTGCGCAACTTTTTTTGGTATTTTCTTTTCGCATCATGCTTGCCTTTAGTTTTATTGCGCTTGCTGATTTTGCGTATCGACGCTTTGACTTTTTTGATCGCCTAAAAATGACACGTACCGAGTTTTTACAAGAGCTTAAACAAACAGAGGGCAACCCCCATGTGCTACACAAACAACGTGAGCGCCATCGTGAACTGGTAAAAGAAGACAATGCTGAGATTGCGTGTGTACTTAAAGACACTGGGTCAAAAGTAGTGGTTCTAAGCTATCACTCTGGCCAGGTGCCCCGATTGTGGCCATCGAAACAGATGATGCAAGCAAATCGTGGCTTGATCGAGCTCATCGTTCTCGGATCCCTGTTTATGAGCAGGCCGCGATTGTGGCGCGCATGA
- a CDS encoding cystathionine beta-synthase — MQGSVNTILDAIGHTPIVKLGRVANDVKASIYAKCEFLNPAGSMKDRMALYLINQAEARGELKAGGTIVEATSGNTGAALAMIAAVRGYQCIFVMPDKMSDEKIASLRAFGARVVVCPTAVEPEDPRSYYSVAKKLHRETPNCFYTNQYHNMDNPDGHYKSTGPELWEQTQGQFDVFVAGLGTGGTISGTGKYLKEKKPSMQMVGVDPVGSLYYDFVKDKRMTKAFTYKVEGIGEDFIPSTINLDILDDIVRVDDKECFIMARDLVRYEGLYVGGSSGAVVAGAIKYAKARDKKENIVVLLPDGAAKYLSKMFNDEWMKENGFLDARPKMGSVADLLKSKPKQELITARPHDRVRDVIARLKDHNISQIPVIENGKVIGAVAEVDLLRILFSGEHSLDSEIGPIVEQDYVTVSPETEIEMLNGLLNQARMAVVKDKSGVVGVITKIDIIDYFSRQSMPTMA; from the coding sequence ATGCAGGGATCGGTAAACACAATTTTAGACGCCATCGGCCACACTCCTATCGTCAAGCTTGGCCGAGTGGCAAACGACGTTAAAGCAAGCATTTATGCCAAATGTGAGTTTCTTAACCCTGCGGGTTCAATGAAAGATCGCATGGCGCTTTACTTGATCAATCAAGCCGAGGCGCGAGGAGAACTCAAAGCTGGCGGAACCATTGTCGAGGCTACCAGTGGCAACACTGGCGCAGCGCTAGCGATGATCGCCGCAGTGCGTGGCTATCAATGCATTTTTGTCATGCCGGATAAGATGTCGGATGAGAAAATCGCGAGTTTGCGAGCTTTCGGTGCCCGTGTTGTCGTGTGTCCCACGGCCGTCGAGCCAGAAGATCCACGAAGTTACTATTCCGTTGCGAAGAAGCTTCATCGTGAAACTCCAAACTGTTTTTACACCAATCAGTATCACAACATGGATAACCCGGATGGTCATTACAAGAGCACCGGGCCGGAGCTGTGGGAGCAGACGCAAGGCCAGTTTGATGTGTTTGTCGCGGGCCTCGGCACCGGGGGAACCATCAGCGGAACTGGTAAGTATCTAAAAGAGAAAAAGCCAAGCATGCAGATGGTGGGAGTCGATCCTGTCGGTTCTCTTTATTACGATTTTGTTAAAGATAAGCGCATGACCAAAGCCTTTACTTACAAGGTCGAAGGTATTGGTGAGGACTTTATTCCTTCAACGATCAATCTTGATATTCTCGATGATATCGTTCGCGTGGATGACAAGGAATGTTTTATCATGGCACGTGATTTGGTGCGCTATGAAGGCTTGTATGTGGGTGGCTCCTCCGGCGCGGTTGTGGCTGGTGCCATAAAGTACGCAAAAGCTCGCGACAAAAAAGAAAACATCGTTGTCCTGTTGCCTGATGGTGCGGCGAAGTATTTATCCAAGATGTTTAACGACGAGTGGATGAAAGAAAATGGCTTTTTAGATGCACGTCCTAAAATGGGTAGCGTAGCCGATTTGCTCAAGAGCAAGCCAAAGCAAGAATTGATAACGGCTAGACCACATGATCGCGTACGCGATGTGATTGCTCGTTTGAAAGATCACAACATCTCGCAGATCCCCGTGATTGAAAATGGCAAAGTCATCGGCGCGGTTGCCGAAGTTGATTTGTTGCGCATTCTTTTTTCTGGAGAGCATTCCTTGGACAGCGAAATCGGTCCCATTGTTGAGCAAGACTACGTCACAGTCAGTCCAGAAACCGAAATTGAAATGCTCAATGGTCTGCTCAATCAAGCCCGTATGGCTGTGGTGAAAGACAAAAGCGGCGTTGTTGGCGTAATTACCAAAATTGACATAATTGACTATTTTTCACGTCAATCCATGCCAACTATGGCATAA
- a CDS encoding Hsp33 family molecular chaperone HslO, with protein MNRENKDKVIRAMADDGSFRVIVMNTSSTCYELCKRQGATGELANQFAELLTGTIIVRETMAPWLRAQAIATNKDRKDRLVADVYPDGSNRGLLQRNGNASFSFGEGSLLQVMRGLPNGQTHEGIVDISTKQTISEAFMGYMQSSEQVNSVIRIAAQHDGNEILHAGGYIVQLLPEATREAHMIMTERLDDFPSIEKIWVQEEEWIDLLLDEILYGMPYTRLDESSLRFGCQCSEARVFGSLATLDKETISKIIEDEKLVEVGCDYCGETYRIAPEKLRSLLHSN; from the coding sequence ATGAATAGAGAAAACAAAGACAAAGTGATTCGCGCCATGGCTGACGATGGAAGTTTTCGCGTGATCGTCATGAACACATCCAGCACCTGTTATGAACTTTGCAAACGACAAGGCGCCACAGGAGAGCTTGCCAATCAATTCGCTGAGCTCCTTACCGGAACCATCATCGTTCGTGAGACGATGGCTCCATGGTTGCGTGCCCAAGCCATTGCAACGAATAAAGATCGAAAGGATCGTCTTGTTGCAGATGTCTATCCCGATGGGTCAAACCGAGGGCTTTTGCAAAGAAATGGCAACGCTAGCTTCTCCTTTGGAGAAGGCTCCCTTCTGCAAGTGATGCGCGGCTTGCCCAATGGACAAACACACGAAGGAATCGTCGACATCTCAACAAAGCAAACGATTAGTGAGGCTTTTATGGGCTACATGCAGAGCTCTGAGCAAGTCAACTCTGTGATTAGGATTGCCGCGCAACACGATGGAAATGAAATTTTGCACGCCGGCGGATACATCGTACAGCTTTTGCCCGAAGCTACACGCGAAGCGCATATGATCATGACTGAACGTTTGGATGATTTTCCAAGTATAGAAAAAATTTGGGTTCAAGAAGAAGAATGGATTGATCTCCTGCTTGATGAAATTTTGTATGGCATGCCCTATACACGCTTGGATGAATCCAGTTTGCGTTTTGGGTGTCAATGCAGCGAAGCGCGGGTGTTCGGAAGTTTAGCTACCTTGGATAAAGAGACAATTTCTAAAATCATTGAAGACGAAAAGCTTGTCGAAGTTGGATGCGACTACTGTGGCGAAACCTACCGCATCGCACCAGAAAAATTGCGCAGCTTGCTACACTCAAACTAG
- a CDS encoding pyridoxal phosphate-dependent aminotransferase, protein MLEKLQNEGTNIVDLSLSNPSQADLALDLDRVVKASLLSSASYTPDALGLLRARTALASFWSAQTAQPLDAKQICLAASTSELYAHLMKILCSPGDEWLVPAPSYPLLEQLAQSEGIVLKRYPLIWDGQWHIDFPMLKSLISTKSKAIAVVNPNNPTGNYVSRSEILGLYELGLPIVCDEVFLPYALSDNSKNQQSILNAARSTMPLVFVLGGLSKFAALPQLKCSWLIARGPQSELEECLHRLTCLSDLFLSTHQAVQEQLPELLRYGHRVQAIITSRLQANLSYAKRLLNNAHSPISLRLPQGGWYLSLQLPAIKSDEQWTLELLQEQHTHVLPGYLFDYHEEAMLVLSLLCTPENFSQGLQRIVNSVNQTC, encoded by the coding sequence ATGCTGGAAAAACTGCAGAATGAAGGCACGAATATTGTTGATTTAAGTTTGTCCAATCCCAGTCAAGCCGATCTTGCCTTGGACTTGGATCGCGTAGTCAAGGCAAGTCTGCTGTCATCTGCAAGCTACACGCCCGATGCGCTGGGCCTTCTTCGGGCCCGCACTGCTCTTGCTTCGTTTTGGTCCGCCCAAACGGCTCAGCCACTTGACGCCAAGCAAATCTGCCTTGCCGCCAGCACCAGCGAGCTTTACGCGCATTTGATGAAGATACTTTGCAGCCCCGGCGATGAGTGGTTGGTCCCGGCGCCCAGCTACCCTCTTCTTGAGCAGTTGGCGCAAAGTGAAGGAATTGTACTCAAGCGCTATCCCTTGATCTGGGACGGGCAATGGCACATCGATTTTCCAATGCTCAAATCGCTCATCTCTACAAAGAGCAAAGCGATTGCCGTAGTTAATCCAAATAACCCCACAGGTAACTATGTGAGTCGCTCAGAGATTCTGGGCTTGTACGAGCTTGGCCTGCCCATCGTGTGCGACGAGGTTTTTCTACCCTATGCGCTATCCGACAATTCAAAAAACCAGCAAAGCATTCTCAACGCAGCTCGCTCAACGATGCCACTTGTTTTTGTGCTTGGAGGTCTATCAAAGTTTGCAGCCTTACCACAGCTTAAATGCAGTTGGCTGATAGCCCGGGGGCCGCAAAGCGAGCTTGAAGAATGTCTACATCGCCTGACTTGTTTGTCCGATCTGTTTTTGTCCACCCACCAAGCGGTACAGGAGCAACTCCCAGAACTATTGCGCTATGGACATCGCGTCCAAGCGATCATTACGAGTCGCCTCCAAGCGAATCTTAGCTATGCCAAGCGATTGCTCAACAATGCCCACAGTCCTATCTCCCTTCGCCTACCTCAGGGAGGCTGGTATCTCAGCCTTCAGCTGCCAGCCATCAAAAGCGATGAACAATGGACACTCGAATTGCTCCAAGAGCAGCACACCCACGTGCTGCCTGGTTATCTTTTTGATTACCACGAAGAAGCCATGCTCGTTCTTAGTTTGCTCTGCACGCCAGAGAACTTCAGCCAAGGACTTCAGCGCATCGTGAACAGCGTGAACCAAACCTGCTAG
- the dinB gene encoding DNA polymerase IV, which translates to MRQILHIDMDAFYASVEQRDRPELQGKPVAVGGDSPRSVVAAASYEARPFGVRSAMPMLHAKRRCPSLVVVPVRMSHYVAVSAQIFEIFRRYSPLVEGLSLDEAFIDVSGSERLFGSAKSIASRIKEEIYAELGLRASAGVASSKFVAKIASDLEKPDGLTVMPPYPAKELQRLPIKRMWGLGPRACERLHKLGFTTFADLQNTTPDVLVRLLGTWGRQVHDLAHGRDDREVKAERIRKSIGAENTFEKDKNHPSELEPQLLQQAERIAEQLQRKQLLAGNVSVKLKDPDFKVQSKQNKLAEPVCDTVNLFEHAKKLLAQMSWPTKGVRLCGLSASDLVPRAQEQRLFADAQTDKNRKLDEVAFALKKRYGPGTLKRATQLKPDDS; encoded by the coding sequence ATGCGGCAGATTCTGCATATTGACATGGATGCCTTTTATGCCTCGGTCGAGCAGCGTGACCGTCCGGAGTTGCAGGGCAAACCCGTGGCAGTCGGCGGCGACTCCCCCAGGTCGGTTGTTGCGGCGGCGTCGTATGAAGCGCGACCTTTCGGTGTGCGCTCCGCGATGCCCATGCTTCACGCCAAGCGGCGCTGTCCAAGTTTAGTCGTCGTGCCGGTGCGCATGAGTCACTACGTGGCAGTCTCTGCGCAGATTTTTGAGATTTTTCGCCGCTACTCGCCGCTGGTGGAAGGCCTTTCACTCGATGAAGCCTTTATTGATGTCAGCGGCTCCGAGCGTTTGTTTGGTTCAGCAAAAAGCATTGCAAGCCGCATCAAAGAAGAGATCTATGCAGAACTTGGACTGCGCGCTTCAGCGGGTGTCGCATCGAGTAAGTTTGTCGCAAAAATTGCCAGTGACCTTGAAAAACCCGATGGACTGACCGTGATGCCACCGTATCCGGCAAAAGAACTTCAGCGTCTTCCCATTAAGCGCATGTGGGGCCTTGGTCCGCGTGCATGTGAGCGACTGCATAAGTTAGGATTCACGACTTTTGCAGATTTGCAAAATACGACCCCCGATGTCCTGGTGCGACTTTTGGGCACCTGGGGCAGACAAGTTCATGACCTTGCGCATGGACGCGACGATCGCGAGGTGAAAGCAGAGCGAATTCGAAAATCAATTGGAGCGGAAAATACCTTTGAAAAAGATAAAAACCATCCGAGCGAACTTGAGCCACAACTTTTGCAGCAGGCAGAGCGCATTGCAGAGCAATTGCAAAGAAAACAATTGCTTGCTGGAAACGTGAGCGTCAAACTCAAAGACCCTGATTTTAAAGTACAGAGCAAACAGAACAAACTTGCCGAACCGGTTTGCGATACGGTGAACTTGTTCGAGCATGCGAAAAAATTGCTTGCTCAAATGAGCTGGCCTACCAAGGGCGTGCGTTTGTGTGGTCTAAGCGCAAGCGACTTGGTGCCCAGAGCCCAAGAGCAGCGCCTCTTTGCCGACGCGCAAACCGACAAAAACCGCAAGCTGGACGAAGTCGCATTCGCCTTGAAGAAACGCTACGGCCCAGGCACCCTCAAACGCGCCACCCAACTCAAACCGGATGACAGCTAA
- a CDS encoding NAD(P)-dependent alcohol dehydrogenase, whose protein sequence is MKTWEIQEQFGLEHLRRVERDMAEPADNEVLVKITAVSLNYRDLMMVEGRYNPKLSLPLVPVSDGVGRIVACGKSVRQFKTGDRVCGMLVQGWEQGKPSKVLMRQHTLGGPLDGMLQEYRTLPAEGVAKVPDYLSDEQACTLPCAALTAWSALHNLSTLSENDTVLCQGSGGVSVFALLFAVAAGARVIAMSSSAEKEQQLHALGAKSTINYRLEPNWVSKIKELTGGEGVDHIIEVGGSQTIENSLASIKEGGTISIIGVLSGSKASHSLIPILMKQVTLQGVFVGHKKSFLDMLDFMEQKKIEPVIDTVYSFDKSIEAFHHLKKATHFGKIVVRIHE, encoded by the coding sequence ATGAAAACCTGGGAGATTCAAGAACAGTTTGGCCTTGAACACCTTCGAAGGGTGGAACGAGACATGGCCGAACCCGCGGATAACGAGGTGCTAGTCAAGATCACAGCGGTTTCGTTAAACTATCGCGATCTCATGATGGTTGAAGGTCGCTACAACCCAAAGCTGAGCTTGCCGTTGGTCCCCGTATCCGATGGCGTCGGCCGCATCGTGGCCTGCGGTAAGTCCGTCCGTCAATTCAAAACTGGCGATCGAGTGTGCGGCATGCTGGTTCAGGGCTGGGAGCAAGGCAAACCAAGCAAAGTGCTCATGCGCCAACATACCCTGGGAGGGCCTCTTGATGGGATGCTTCAAGAATACCGCACCCTACCAGCAGAGGGTGTCGCAAAAGTCCCCGACTATTTATCGGATGAACAAGCTTGCACACTACCTTGCGCAGCACTGACCGCCTGGAGCGCACTACACAATCTTTCAACGCTGAGCGAAAATGATACCGTGCTTTGTCAAGGCAGCGGAGGAGTTTCAGTTTTTGCCTTGCTCTTTGCCGTAGCGGCAGGTGCTCGGGTCATTGCTATGAGCAGTTCAGCAGAAAAAGAACAACAGCTCCATGCACTTGGTGCAAAGAGCACCATCAACTACCGTCTTGAGCCGAACTGGGTCAGTAAAATAAAAGAACTGACCGGCGGCGAAGGAGTGGATCACATTATCGAAGTGGGTGGCAGCCAAACCATCGAGAACTCTCTTGCGTCGATAAAAGAGGGTGGCACGATTAGCATTATTGGAGTCTTATCTGGCAGCAAAGCAAGCCACAGCCTGATCCCGATTCTTATGAAACAAGTCACCCTTCAAGGCGTGTTTGTCGGCCACAAAAAGAGTTTTTTGGACATGCTTGATTTTATGGAGCAAAAAAAGATTGAGCCCGTTATCGATACGGTTTACTCCTTTGACAAAAGCATCGAAGCTTTTCATCATCTAAAGAAGGCCACCCATTTCGGGAAAATAGTAGTTCGTATCCATGAATAG
- the def gene encoding peptide deformylase has translation MTVRSILQYPDKRLRIAGKKVTNFGPELQKLVADMAETMYAAPGVGLAAPQIGESYQLFIVDVAVGDEEPSDLRVFINPKIVHGEGEVAFEEGCLSFPGAREEVLRKERVKVVAQNEYGESFELETDGLLAIAIQHENDHLNGRLMIDHLSPLRRRLLHRAMAKRSPAIQAAQ, from the coding sequence ATGACCGTAAGGAGCATCTTGCAGTATCCCGATAAGCGTTTGCGTATTGCTGGGAAAAAAGTGACTAATTTCGGGCCGGAGCTACAGAAGCTTGTCGCGGACATGGCCGAGACCATGTATGCAGCGCCTGGTGTTGGCCTAGCAGCTCCTCAAATTGGTGAGTCTTATCAGTTGTTCATTGTCGACGTGGCTGTCGGGGATGAGGAGCCAAGTGATTTGCGGGTCTTTATTAATCCCAAAATCGTGCATGGCGAGGGTGAAGTAGCTTTCGAGGAGGGCTGCCTGTCCTTTCCAGGAGCTCGCGAAGAGGTTTTGCGCAAGGAGCGGGTGAAGGTTGTTGCGCAAAACGAATACGGTGAAAGCTTTGAGCTTGAAACAGATGGTTTGTTGGCGATAGCGATTCAGCACGAAAATGATCACTTGAATGGTCGTTTAATGATCGATCATCTGAGCCCCTTGCGCCGACGTTTGCTTCATCGGGCGATGGCGAAACGAAGCCCTGCGATTCAAGCGGCCCAATAG